The following is a genomic window from Amycolatopsis acidiphila.
GAGGTGCCGGCCAGGTACGGCTCGACCAGCACCACGTCGGCGGACTCCCCGATCGCCGCCCGCAGAGCCTTCCCGTCGAAGGGACGGATCGTGTTCGCGTAGAGCACTGTCACGTCGAGGCCCTCGGTCGCGGGCAGCACGCGGTCCAGCACCGGCCCGACAGCCAGCACCACGCCGCGCCGCCCGTCCCGCAGCGTCTGGAAGCCCACGCCCAGATGTGGATGGGCGTTCGCCTGCACGCTCAGGCGCAGGTAGACGCTGCAGTCGCCGGGCAACGACTCGAGCAGCAGCCGCCGCGCCTCGGCCGGGTGGCCCGGGACGTACACGGTCCAGCCCGGCACCGTGTCCAGCAGCGCCACGTCGGCCGGCGACTGGTGCGTGCGGCCCGCGTACGACATGTCGTACGACGCGCCCGCGGACACGAGCACCGCGCCGACGCCCTGGTGCGTCAGGTCGAGCTTCACCTGCTCGTAGGGTCGTTCCACGAGGAACGGCGGGAACGAATGCGCCACCGGGCGCATTCCGGTCAGCGCCAGCCCCCCGGTCACGCCGATGAGCGTCTGCTCCCGGATCCCGACGTTGAGCACCCGGTCCGGATGCCGTCGCTGCGCCCGGGCCATGGACGCCGCGGAGATGTCGGCGAGCACCAGCACCAGCCGTGGGTCCGCCGCCAGCGCATCGTCCATTGTGGATAGAAAAGTCTCCCGCATGTCGGCCACGGCTCAACGCTCCTTCGGCTCGACGACGGCCACCACGCACAGCGGTTGCGCGGGATGCGGCGTGGTCAAGGCGTCATAGAGCGCGTCGTGGTCACGGCCGTCGACCCTGCGGGTGGCCCAGCCTTCGACGGCGAACCGGCGCTCGATCCCGCCGGGCCAGCCGTGGGTGGCCGACGAGTTGTCGATCACGACCGCGGTCAGCCGATCCATCGCCGCCCTGCCCGCGAGTGCGATCGCCTCGGCGTTCGACCCCTCGTCGAGTTCGGCGTCGCCGACGAGCACCACCACCTTCGCGTCGGTGATCCGCTGCGCGCGCAGCCCGAAGACCGTGCCGACCGCGAGCGCCAGCCCGTGGCCGAGCGAGCCGCTCGAGATCTCCACGCCAGGCACGCGCATCCGGTCCGGGTGCATGCCAAGGCGGGAGCCGACCGAGGTCCAGTCGTCGAGTTCGTCCGGGTCGAGGAAGCCCTTCGCGGCCAGCACCGCGTAGTAGGCCATCGGTCCGTGCCCCTTGGACAGCAGGAAACGGTCGCGCCGCGGGTCGTGCACCTTTTCCGGGGAGATGTCCAGCACGCGGTCGTAGAGCGCCCAGAGCACGTCCACAGTGGATCGAGCGGCCGCGGAGTGCTTCTCGTCCCCCGTCATCCGGGCGATCAGCGCGGACAGGTCCGGCTCGGTGGTGGTCGTCATACCGCCACGATGCAACCTCGACTTAGGTTTAAGTCAAGGCTACTCTGGCGGACGTGACCAAGCTTGCCGACCACCTCAGCATCGGACAGGTCTCGGAACGCAGCGGAGTGCCACACACCGCGCTGCGATTCTACGAGGACCGCGGCCTGATCTCCTCCGAGCGGTCCGCCGGCAACCAGCGCCGTTACTCGCGCACCGTCTTGCGCCGGATCGCGTTCATCCGTGCGGCGCAGCGGGTGGGCCTGAGCCTGGAGGAGATCAGCGCGGCGCTGGCCACGCTGCCCAGGGACCATGCCCCGACGAAGGCGGATTGGGCGCGGTTGTCGCGGAACTGGCAGGACGAGCTGGACGCGCGGATCGACGCGCTGCAGCGGCTGCGCGACAGGCTCACCGGTTGTGTCGGCTGCGGTTGTCTCTCCCTTCGGATGTGCGGCCTCTACAACCAGGACGACCAGATGGCCCGCTTCGGCCCCGGCGCGCGCCTGCTCAAACCGGTGGTGGAGGGCGGCGCGTAGGGCGGCAGGGTCTGGTGGACCCTCGCCGGACGCCGGCGCAGGGTTGCGGCGGGGCGGCGTGTGGTTGGGGTAGGGCGGCGGCGGTTCGGTGCTGGGGGTTGTTGGGCGGTCGTGGCACGGTGGCGCTGGTTGGGCGTGGTGGGGTGGCGGTTTCGGGTGGGGTGGCGGCGGGCTGGCGTGGGGCGGTCGCGGCGGTTTCGGGTGGCGCGGTGGCGGCGGTTTCGGGTGGCGCGGTGGCGGCGGTTTCGGGTGGCGCGGTGGCGGCGGTTCGATGTGGCGGGGTAGCGGCGGGTGACCTTAATGGGGTTGCGGCGGTTTGGGGTGGTGGGACTGCGGCGGTTTCGTGTGCCGGGGTTGCGGCAGTTTCGGGTGGCGCGGTGGCGGCGGCTTGGCGTGGCGTGGTGGCGCCCGGTTGGCGTGGCGGGACTGCGGCGGTTTGGCGTGGCAGGGTCGCGCCGGTTTCGGGCGACGTAGGCGCGGCGGTTGGGTGCGGTGGAGGGGCACCGGTTCGGAAGTGCTGGTCGTTCGGTGGTTGTGACGGGGGAACGTGCGAAGAAAGTGCGCCGGCTGGTTGTGGGGCGCCGTTGTGGGGTGGCTCGCGGTCGATCGGGTGTGGAGGGCGCGTCTCGGCCGGTCTTAGCTCGGTGTCGGACGGCGGGGCGGCGGCTGGGATATGGCGGCCACCGCCTGGTGGGGATTGTGCGGCGGCCATCGCGCAGTCGCAGCGGGCGGGGCTTTTCGCCACCGACGTCGCGCGGGGCGCACGGGCGTCGCGCCAGCGGAGGGTCCAGCGCAACGTGTTGTCACAGCCGAAATCTGCCAGCATCCGGGCCAGGTAACAGGGTAGGCATTCCCGCTCCAGCGGCGTAATCCACTGGTCGCGCAAGGTTCCGTGTTGCATGCTTCCTCCCAGGTTTCGTGTGGCTCCTGCTTACCAGCCGCACAGAGAGGAAGGCGAGATGGAAAATCCCGAACTGGTCGCCGTTTCGAAGCGGCTTTCCCGGCATCTGCGGCACGCGCCCGAGGCGATCGGGCTGACACTGAGTCCCGACGGCTGGGTCGAGGTCGACGTCCTGCTCGC
Proteins encoded in this region:
- a CDS encoding DUF2695 domain-containing protein translates to MQHGTLRDQWITPLERECLPCYLARMLADFGCDNTLRWTLRWRDARAPRATSVAKSPARCDCAMAAAQSPPGGGRHIPAAAPPSDTELRPAETRPPHPIDREPPHNGAPQPAGALSSHVPPSQPPNDQHFRTGAPPPHPTAAPTSPETGATLPRQTAAVPPRQPGATTPRQAAATAPPETAATPAHETAAVPPPQTAATPLRSPAATPPHRTAATAPPETAATAPPETAATAPPETAATAPRQPAATPPETATPPRPTSATVPRPPNNPQHRTAAALPQPHAAPPQPCAGVRRGSTRPCRPTRRPPPPV
- the soxR gene encoding redox-sensitive transcriptional activator SoxR translates to MTKLADHLSIGQVSERSGVPHTALRFYEDRGLISSERSAGNQRRYSRTVLRRIAFIRAAQRVGLSLEEISAALATLPRDHAPTKADWARLSRNWQDELDARIDALQRLRDRLTGCVGCGCLSLRMCGLYNQDDQMARFGPGARLLKPVVEGGA
- a CDS encoding transketolase family protein is translated as MRETFLSTMDDALAADPRLVLVLADISAASMARAQRRHPDRVLNVGIREQTLIGVTGGLALTGMRPVAHSFPPFLVERPYEQVKLDLTHQGVGAVLVSAGASYDMSYAGRTHQSPADVALLDTVPGWTVYVPGHPAEARRLLLESLPGDCSVYLRLSVQANAHPHLGVGFQTLRDGRRGVVLAVGPVLDRVLPATEGLDVTVLYANTIRPFDGKALRAAIGESADVVLVEPYLAGTSAHHVTEALADLPHRLLSLGVRRDAEVRLYGTPADHDAAHGLDVPGLTFALKDFYDRAER
- a CDS encoding thiamine pyrophosphate-dependent enzyme, translated to MTTTTEPDLSALIARMTGDEKHSAAARSTVDVLWALYDRVLDISPEKVHDPRRDRFLLSKGHGPMAYYAVLAAKGFLDPDELDDWTSVGSRLGMHPDRMRVPGVEISSGSLGHGLALAVGTVFGLRAQRITDAKVVVLVGDAELDEGSNAEAIALAGRAAMDRLTAVVIDNSSATHGWPGGIERRFAVEGWATRRVDGRDHDALYDALTTPHPAQPLCVVAVVEPKER